Proteins from one Oceanispirochaeta sp. M1 genomic window:
- a CDS encoding BatD family protein — MRKILIPLAFLFTLQGLYAADLQVYVDSSETYIGQPLQLTMQISSNKALKRPALGDINGFQITPAGESRYEQRTLGGGGNSRTVTMEYSWRLMPLNTGILRIPAFELDLEDGIVKSSEIEILVREPGPLEGYHLFLTVQGDTVFPGIPVRLSLKWLFSSEVSRPEFSLPFLSRDDLKVEDLSPPSSQSSDIYQFSVEGRTMYAEQSAEIFEGEQYASLTMNWNIYPEEEGFLNLEPVFISFQRTILNRQGRKSYAPAVIPSNDISLEVKELPGEMKNFPGGILVADDRLELEITLDQTRIYPGDPLELTLIMDGLSSPELTDFKGLSFSPELKGIVRVDRGSLVSELEGRKKTYTQKIRIESDKLNAFPSITVPYYNLKKGSVETAMSDEIPLTMLSLEDSYTGSDQGSSGFLNWNSNDLPGDEESIALKANHRIRISVFYSAVRGFSPLIVLLLFFFTILLLVLPSLLKGVSSIRFGRKEADIRVLLRKAAREYELHPDAVHGQTLHDLLLRWGEVREISADDKLWFQDLTLSLEQFLWDGDQKSEKSCLISDRVLKSVKDDLIKHLNKGRA, encoded by the coding sequence ATGCGTAAAATACTGATACCCCTGGCTTTCCTTTTTACACTGCAGGGATTGTATGCAGCTGATCTTCAAGTCTATGTAGACAGCAGTGAAACCTATATAGGTCAGCCTCTGCAGCTGACAATGCAGATCAGCAGTAATAAAGCACTGAAGAGACCCGCTCTGGGAGATATAAACGGATTTCAGATTACTCCCGCTGGTGAATCCCGCTATGAGCAGAGAACTCTTGGGGGCGGTGGAAACAGCAGAACAGTCACAATGGAATACAGCTGGCGGCTGATGCCCCTTAATACGGGAATCTTAAGAATTCCCGCATTTGAACTTGACCTTGAAGACGGAATAGTAAAATCATCAGAAATTGAAATACTGGTGAGAGAGCCCGGCCCCCTGGAGGGTTATCATCTATTTCTTACAGTTCAGGGAGACACAGTTTTTCCGGGTATACCTGTACGCTTAAGTCTTAAATGGCTGTTCTCTTCTGAGGTCAGCCGTCCGGAATTTTCTCTTCCCTTTCTGAGCCGGGATGATCTTAAGGTGGAGGATCTGTCTCCTCCCTCATCACAGTCTTCCGATATATACCAGTTTTCTGTAGAAGGGAGGACTATGTATGCCGAACAGTCTGCCGAAATCTTTGAGGGTGAACAGTATGCATCTCTTACTATGAACTGGAATATTTATCCCGAAGAGGAGGGTTTCCTGAATCTGGAGCCCGTCTTTATTTCATTTCAGAGGACAATTCTTAACAGACAGGGGCGAAAGAGCTATGCTCCCGCCGTTATTCCTTCTAATGATATCAGTCTGGAAGTAAAAGAACTGCCTGGAGAGATGAAAAACTTCCCGGGAGGAATCCTTGTTGCAGATGATCGTCTTGAACTTGAAATCACTCTTGATCAAACCAGAATCTATCCGGGAGATCCTCTCGAACTTACGCTGATTATGGATGGATTAAGCAGTCCCGAACTCACTGATTTCAAGGGTCTCTCTTTCAGTCCTGAACTTAAGGGCATTGTCAGAGTAGACAGAGGAAGTCTGGTTTCAGAACTGGAGGGAAGAAAAAAAACCTATACTCAGAAAATCAGGATTGAGAGTGACAAGCTGAATGCTTTCCCATCTATTACTGTGCCCTATTATAATCTTAAAAAAGGCAGTGTTGAGACAGCCATGAGTGATGAGATTCCTCTTACCATGCTGAGTCTGGAAGATTCCTATACAGGGTCAGATCAGGGAAGCAGCGGTTTTTTAAACTGGAACAGTAATGATCTGCCTGGGGATGAAGAGAGCATAGCTCTAAAAGCCAATCACAGAATCCGAATCTCAGTTTTCTACTCTGCTGTTCGCGGCTTCAGTCCCTTGATAGTACTTCTCCTGTTCTTTTTTACTATCCTTCTTCTGGTACTCCCTTCATTGTTAAAGGGAGTATCCTCAATACGATTCGGTAGAAAGGAAGCGGATATACGGGTTCTTCTTAGAAAGGCAGCCAGGGAATATGAGCTTCACCCAGATGCGGTACATGGACAGACATTGCATGATTTACTCCTGAGATGGGGTGAAGTCAGGGAAATATCTGCGGATGATAAACTTTGGTTTCAGGATCTGACCCTCTCTCTGGAACAGTTCTTGTGGGATGGGGATCAGAAATCTGAGAAATCCTGTTTAATCTCTGATAGAGTTTTAAAGAGTGTAAAAGATGATTTGATTAAGCATCTTAATAAAGGGAGGGCTTAA
- a CDS encoding SH3 domain-containing protein — MKNILKLILFTILIFPLPAAELSTGEALFRKALAGEADYSAAASEFTHMIDQKTADSGALYYNLGNALYLDGDHIAALTAYSAALNYRPGNSDYIANRDLLLTEMELPLPVPSGTEYIFHAPVMLLGSPGSLLLLTIMLMTALFSAALYLGTRSEIYRTGSFIILFLAFTLSISIFSWQYGRADPAVVKNENTVLRQGDSPLYAGVSDLPPGTEVRIIEEREGWYRIKTMRTQNTQSTEGWLRSRDLMKISELLETLK; from the coding sequence TTGAAAAATATTCTTAAGCTGATTTTATTTACAATACTGATTTTCCCACTCCCTGCCGCAGAGCTCAGTACAGGAGAGGCGCTGTTCAGAAAAGCTCTGGCCGGGGAAGCAGACTACAGCGCTGCGGCCTCGGAATTTACCCATATGATTGATCAGAAGACGGCTGATTCCGGCGCACTCTACTACAACCTTGGTAATGCATTGTACCTTGATGGAGACCATATTGCCGCCCTTACAGCCTATTCAGCTGCCTTGAACTACAGGCCGGGTAACTCTGACTATATTGCCAACAGAGATCTTTTACTCACGGAAATGGAGCTTCCTTTACCTGTCCCTTCGGGAACAGAGTATATCTTTCATGCTCCTGTGATGCTCCTTGGATCCCCAGGCAGCCTTCTTCTCCTTACCATAATGCTGATGACTGCCTTATTTTCAGCAGCCCTTTATCTTGGTACCCGTTCTGAAATATACAGAACAGGAAGTTTCATTATTCTGTTTCTGGCTTTTACTCTATCCATTTCTATTTTCAGCTGGCAATATGGAAGAGCTGATCCGGCAGTTGTAAAAAATGAAAATACTGTTCTCCGTCAGGGAGACAGTCCTCTATACGCCGGTGTTTCCGACCTGCCCCCTGGAACAGAAGTCAGGATAATAGAAGAGCGGGAAGGCTGGTACCGCATAAAGACCATGAGAACTCAGAATACTCAAAGTACCGAGGGTTGGCTCAGATCCAGGGATTTAATGAAAATATCCGAACTTCTTGAAACTCTGAAGTAG